In one window of Tellurirhabdus rosea DNA:
- a CDS encoding SDR family oxidoreductase, translated as MKKRILITGSNGLLGQKLVDLITQQHPETDLIATARGQNRLPYSDGYTFRSMDITDREEVLATIAEVQPDVVIHTAAMTNVDQCEAEKDACWAQNVLAVEYLVEACKASGAFLLHLSTDFIFDGAAGPYDEEAAANPISFYGWSKYAAEKAVIHSGIRWAIARTVLVYGIAHDMSRSNIILWVKKSLEDGKNIKVVTDQWRTPTLAEDLAKGCFLIAEQEAEGIFNISGKDLLTPYEMAIKTADFFSLDKSLITQADSSTFSQPARRPPRTGFILDKPRAVLGYEPHSFEEGIAVLVSQMDRK; from the coding sequence GTGAAAAAACGCATCCTCATTACCGGTTCCAACGGTCTGCTGGGCCAGAAACTGGTCGATTTAATTACGCAACAACACCCGGAAACGGACCTCATCGCCACGGCCCGGGGCCAGAACCGCCTGCCGTACAGCGACGGCTACACCTTCCGGTCGATGGACATTACAGACCGGGAGGAAGTCCTGGCGACCATCGCCGAGGTGCAGCCGGACGTGGTCATTCACACGGCGGCCATGACCAACGTGGACCAGTGCGAAGCCGAGAAAGACGCCTGCTGGGCGCAGAACGTGCTGGCCGTGGAATACCTCGTGGAAGCCTGCAAAGCCTCGGGCGCGTTTCTGCTGCACCTGTCCACAGACTTTATCTTCGACGGAGCGGCCGGGCCGTACGACGAAGAAGCGGCGGCGAATCCGATTAGTTTTTACGGCTGGAGCAAATACGCCGCCGAAAAGGCCGTTATTCACTCAGGTATCCGCTGGGCCATCGCCCGGACGGTGCTGGTGTACGGCATCGCGCATGACATGAGTCGGAGCAACATCATTCTCTGGGTGAAAAAATCGCTGGAAGACGGCAAGAATATCAAGGTCGTCACCGACCAGTGGCGCACCCCGACGCTGGCCGAAGATCTGGCGAAAGGCTGTTTTCTGATTGCGGAACAGGAGGCCGAAGGAATTTTTAATATTTCCGGAAAAGACCTCCTGACGCCCTACGAAATGGCCATCAAAACGGCCGATTTTTTCAGCCTCGACAAGTCGCTCATCACGCAGGCCGACTCCTCGACGTTCTCGCAGCCGGCCCGTCGTCCGCCGCGTACGGGGTTCATCCTCGACAAACCGCGGGCGGTGCTGGGCTACGAACCGCATAGTTTTGAAGAAGGCATTGCCGTGCTGGTGAGCCAGATGGACAGGAAGTGA
- a CDS encoding peptidylprolyl isomerase, with product MRLGSICCLLLIALTATAKPPKKKDYLVTLTTDYGTMHLILHPETPKHRDNFIKLVDKKFHDGLLFHRVIQNFMIQGGDPDSKGAEAGKALGNGDVGYRVPAEFVPTLFHKKGALAAARDNNPEKSSSGCQFYIVQGRVWDEAGLEKQMARSGRTFTEAQKQTYRTVGGSPHLDGNYTVFGQVIDGLSVIDSIAAQPRDARDRPVKDVRMTVSGEWMKKKKITKQFGYTY from the coding sequence ATGCGCTTAGGTTCCATTTGCTGCCTTCTGCTGATCGCCCTGACGGCAACGGCTAAACCGCCGAAGAAAAAGGACTACCTCGTGACGCTGACGACGGATTACGGCACGATGCACCTCATTCTGCATCCCGAAACGCCGAAGCACCGCGATAACTTCATCAAACTCGTCGATAAAAAATTCCACGACGGCCTGCTCTTTCACCGCGTTATTCAGAATTTTATGATCCAGGGCGGCGACCCGGATTCGAAAGGGGCGGAAGCCGGGAAGGCATTGGGCAACGGCGACGTGGGCTACCGCGTTCCGGCAGAGTTTGTCCCGACGCTTTTCCACAAAAAAGGAGCGCTGGCGGCGGCCCGCGACAACAATCCGGAAAAATCGTCGAGCGGTTGTCAGTTCTACATCGTGCAGGGCCGCGTCTGGGACGAGGCAGGTCTGGAAAAACAGATGGCCCGCAGCGGACGGACGTTCACCGAGGCCCAGAAACAGACGTACCGCACCGTCGGGGGCAGCCCGCATCTGGACGGCAATTATACGGTCTTTGGTCAGGTTATTGATGGTCTTTCGGTCATCGACAGCATCGCCGCCCAACCCCGCGACGCCCGCGACCGGCCCGTGAAAGACGTTCGCATGACCGTTTCGGGCGAATGGATGAAGAAAAAGAAGATTACGAAACAGTTTGGATATACGTACTAA
- the hemC gene encoding hydroxymethylbilane synthase, with product MNIKIGTRSSRLALWQAYHIQNLLQADGIATELVLIETKGDKVLDRSLSKIGSKGVFTQELEDQLRDGTIDIAVHSAKDMQSSLPEDLEIIAFTERERVNDVLVSHDKSLSLTSGKEFVVGTSSTRRVAMLKHFCPHIRTVDMRGNLQTRLRKLEEGQCDALLLAFAGVHRMEYDDLIAEYLPTADFTPAVGQGSIAIEVADTLSEEKRQAVRRLTNHPETEACLRAERAFLRRLEGGCSIPVFGLATLTDEGHVSLTGGIVSLDGEQMLRETFTGPKEDAERLGHELAESILAQGGAEVLQSVRERL from the coding sequence ATGAATATTAAGATAGGAACCCGTAGCAGCAGACTTGCCCTTTGGCAGGCGTACCACATACAGAATCTGTTACAGGCCGACGGCATCGCGACCGAACTGGTCCTCATCGAAACCAAAGGCGACAAGGTCCTCGACCGCTCGCTGTCCAAAATCGGCAGCAAGGGCGTCTTCACGCAGGAACTTGAAGACCAGCTCCGCGACGGCACCATCGATATCGCCGTCCATAGCGCCAAGGATATGCAGTCCTCGCTGCCCGAAGACCTCGAAATCATTGCCTTCACCGAACGCGAGCGGGTCAACGACGTGCTCGTCAGCCATGACAAAAGCCTGTCGCTGACCAGCGGCAAGGAGTTCGTGGTCGGCACTTCGTCCACGCGGCGGGTGGCGATGCTGAAACACTTCTGCCCGCACATCCGGACCGTGGATATGCGCGGCAACCTGCAAACCCGTCTGCGCAAGCTCGAAGAAGGCCAGTGCGACGCCCTGTTGCTGGCCTTTGCCGGAGTTCATCGCATGGAGTACGACGACCTGATTGCCGAATACCTGCCGACCGCCGACTTCACGCCCGCCGTGGGGCAGGGCAGCATCGCCATCGAAGTCGCCGATACGTTGTCGGAAGAAAAGCGACAGGCCGTCCGCCGCCTGACCAACCACCCCGAAACCGAAGCCTGCCTGCGCGCCGAACGGGCTTTTCTGCGGCGGCTCGAAGGCGGTTGCAGCATCCCGGTCTTTGGGCTGGCTACGCTGACCGACGAAGGCCACGTCAGCCTGACGGGCGGCATTGTCAGCCTTGACGGGGAGCAGATGCTCCGCGAAACGTTTACCGGGCCGAAAGAAGATGCCGAACGGCTGGGCCACGAACTGGCCGAAAGCATCCTGGCGCAGGGCGGCGCGGAAGTGCTGCAAAGCGTGCGGGAGCGGCTTTGA
- a CDS encoding metallophosphoesterase family protein: MRIAFLTDLHVGTETQKPLGVEVRKNLADALRFVTDLQPDCLVIGGDICYQTGDRAIYRWVQPQLAEVSVPVYAISGNHDDSVLLAEELGFREDLHGNELFFARPLEALPALFLDTSKGYCSEAQWTWLKEQVSLVKGDLLVFMHHPPLLAGVGHMDANYAFQQRREMMALLHSVPGQVTVVCGHYHVEKVVRSRNVTVLITPSLFFQMKHDPVEVEIDHYRIGIRELNFSGEQQTSTVHYLEGNRAAV; this comes from the coding sequence GTGCGGATTGCCTTTCTCACGGATTTGCACGTCGGCACGGAAACCCAGAAGCCCCTGGGCGTCGAGGTCCGGAAAAATCTGGCAGATGCGCTTCGTTTTGTCACTGACCTGCAACCGGACTGTCTGGTTATCGGCGGCGATATCTGTTACCAGACCGGCGACCGGGCGATCTACCGCTGGGTGCAACCGCAACTGGCCGAAGTGTCGGTGCCGGTTTACGCCATCAGCGGCAACCACGACGATTCGGTGCTTCTCGCCGAAGAGTTGGGTTTCCGGGAGGATTTACACGGGAACGAACTCTTCTTCGCCCGGCCGCTGGAAGCCCTGCCCGCTCTATTTCTGGATACGTCCAAAGGGTACTGTTCCGAAGCGCAGTGGACCTGGCTCAAGGAACAGGTCAGTCTGGTAAAAGGCGACCTGCTGGTGTTCATGCACCATCCGCCGCTGCTGGCGGGCGTTGGTCATATGGATGCCAATTACGCTTTTCAGCAGCGGAGAGAAATGATGGCGCTGCTGCATTCCGTTCCGGGGCAGGTGACGGTCGTTTGCGGACATTATCATGTTGAAAAAGTCGTCCGGAGCCGCAACGTGACCGTGCTGATTACGCCTTCACTCTTCTTTCAGATGAAACACGATCCGGTTGAGGTCGAGATTGACCATTACCGCATCGGCATCCGCGAACTGAACTTCAGCGGAGAGCAGCAGACGAGTACGGTGCATTATTTGGAAGGTAACCGGGCGGCGGTGTAA